In the genome of Lactobacillus intestinalis, the window CTACTGAAGAAATGTTTATTGCCCCTAAAAAACAAATTACAAGTGATTATCTTAACGGTCGTTTTGGTTAATTTTTGAGGTAAAATTATGCACGAAATATTTTTAGATGAATTAAAGAAATTGAACACTCAGTTTATGGAAATGGGTGTCTCCGTAAATGATGCTATTGATCATGCTACCAGAGCCTTTGTAGATCATGACAAAAAAACTTCTCAAAAAATGGTCGATGATGAAGAGCGTATTCCAGAAGAGTCTTTAGATATTCAAAAAAAGGCTTTAAAATTGATGGCACTTCAACAACCAGTTGCAACTGACTTTAGGGTGGTAATTAGTATTTTAAAGGCAACTACTGATTTGGAAAGAATCGGTGAAAATGCGATGAGTATTGCATGGGAAACTATTCGAGTAAAAGGGAATCCTCGAATTCCTGAGGTGGAAGAAATTATTTCTTCCATGACTCATGATGTGCGTCACATGCTTATTCAAGTTTTGACTGCTTATGTTCAAGATGATGAAAAGATGGCTAAAGAAGTAGCTGCTAAAGACACTAAGATTGATGAAGCTTATGTTAAAGCTCGAAAATTAATCGTAGATGGAATCGAAAATGATCCATCCAAGGCCGTCGCTTCATCGAGTTACTTTGTAGTTACTAGGTTGCTTGAACGAATTGGAGACCATATTGTTAATTTGGCAATGTGGGTCGTGTATAAGACCACAGGTGAGTTGAATGAATTAGTTAATCCAACTGAAGAAAAGACCATTTAAAAAAGAAGTAGCAATTGCTACTTCTTTTTTGGTTTGTCATGGATAGGGATGCACCCAGCAATAAATAAAACGACTCCAATGAGTAATAGAGAATTTTGCTTAGCAAAATAACCTGCATTTCCTAAGATTATCCCTGAAATCAAAATAGCCCAGTCACTAAGTTGGTAAAGTCTTTGCTTTGACGGCAGTTCTTTTAATTCACGGATGATACTGATGACGGCTTGCACTAAGACGATTAAACTTAGTAAAAGCCAAACTACATTTCCTAAAATTCCCCCAAGATTACCTTTTGCTTGCGCAATACTTTCAATACTAAGGAATAAAACTGTGATTCCTAATAATAAAAAGACAATATTACGCAATTTGTTTAAAATTCTCTGCTTTACTTCTTGATTATCCATAAAATGCCCCCTTCTTTTTTCAAAATAATTAATTCTAACTATAACTTTTACGCAAAAAAATGTAAATAGTGCTTGCATCTTATCGATGAGCTTGCTATACTATTTAAAGTAAATTCTACCTAAGACTCGGGTGGCATGACGCCTCAAAATCCCGCCGAGGCCAGAAGATAATGAAGATTTTAATGCTCCATGTCTTTCGGCATGGAGTTTTTTTAGGCCTTTATAGAATTTATTAAATCAAATTGATCTTATGTGAAATTTGATTAAAGTAATTATGGAGGTGAATTCGATTGAGTAAAGCTGCTATTGCTGAAAAGGAAAAGCTCGTTAACGCTTTTGCTGAAGAACTTAAGTCAGCTAAGGCTATCTTAGTTATTAACTACTTAGGTTTGACTGTTGAAGAAGTAACAAACATGCGTAAGGAACTTCGTGATAACGACGTTAAGATGAAGGTTATCAAGAACACTTACTTAAGACGTGCTGCTGCTAAGGCTGGTATTGAAGGTCTTGACAATACTTTTGTTGGCCCAACTGCTGTTATCTACACTGATAACGCTGACGACATTACTGAACCTGCTCGTATTGTTTCTAAATACGAAGATGATTTTGATGTTATTGAAATCAAGGGTGGTATGCTTGAAGGCAAGTTGACTTCAAAGGACGAAATCAAGGAACTTGCTTCAATTCCAGGTCGCGAAGGTTTACTTTCAATGCTTGTTTCTGTATTGCAAGCTCCAATCCGCGACTTCGCTTATGCTGTTAAGGCTGTTGCTGAATCTAAGGATGAAGAATCAGCTGAATAATTTATATTAATATCTAAATTCTAATTTTTCGGAGGATATATAAATGGCTTTAGATACTGAAAAGATTATTGAAGAATTAAAGGGTGCTTCAATTCTTGAATTGAACGACCTTGTAAAGGCTATTGAAGAAGAATTTGACGTTACTGCTGCTGCTCCAGTTGCTGCTGCAGGTGCTGCAGACGCAGGTGCTGCTAAGTCAGAATTCGATGTTGAATTGACTGAACCAGGTCAAGAAAAGGTTAAGGTTATTAAGGCAGTTCGTGACATCACTGGTCTTGGCCTTAAGGACTCAAAGGACCTTGTTGATGGTGCTCCTAAGAACGTTAAGGAAGGCGTTTCAGAAGACGAAGCTAACGACATCAAGGCTAAGCTTGAAGAAGTTGGTGCTACTGTAACCCTTAAATAGTTACTGCCCAACTGGGCGACTATTTAATAAAATATGGACTCTGCTTTGCAGAGTCCTATTTTTTTGCTTAAAATAGATTCATGGCTACTATACATAAAAAACAAATATATAAATGGACAATGGCCACTTTGGCAGTTATATCGATCGCGCTAATAATTTTAGATTTTGCTGCTGTTATTAATATCAACAGTCCTACTAATAAATGGTATTGGATTAACAATGGAATATTGATAATTTTTGCTATTGATTATTTTTATCGTTTATTTAAATCAGAAGATAAAATTCAATTTTTTAGTAATAATATTTTTGACTTATTATCAATTATTCCAGTTAGTGTAATTTCATCACTAATGATGTTAATGAATATGGCAAATATTGGCTTATATTTTCGAATTATTCGTTTAGTAAGACTAGCAGGCTTGTTTGGTAAATTACGCCACATTTTACATACAGACGGCATTTTATATGTGTTTTATTTTAGTATTACATTTATCATGCTAGGCTCTATTGCAATTTCAATTACTGAGCATATTTCTTTGGATGATGCGTTTTGGTGGGCGATTACGACTGCCAGTACGGTAGGGTATGGAGATATTTCCACATCGACGATTTCACCACATACTTTAATTGGAAAAATCGTAATCCTAGTAATGATTTTAGTTGGAGTGGCAGTAATGGGAATGGTAACTAGTTCTTTGACTGCTTATTTTGTTAGAAAGAAGATGTGGCCAAAACGTGACAAGAATAGTGATGATATTCGTCTAATTTTAAAGAAATTAGATAATTTAGAGGAGCAGAACAAGAATTTAGTTCAGCAAAATAAAAAGATGGAAGAGCAAATTCAAAATTTGCAACAAAAGCATGATGCGACAAAGTGGACCGAATTTAAAAATTGGCTTGAGAAAAAAAAGGTGAGGATGAGGAAAATGGCAAAAGATAAGAATCAAATGTACTTTGCGACTAATCCTGAAGCAGCTCATGATGAACACGTAATTGACTATCATGTGAATGATATTGATTTGAAGTTTACTACTGATGCAGGTGTTTTTTCAAAAATGCGTGTTGATTATGGCTCAGGAGTATTAATTAAAGCAATTACGGGGCTGCAGTTTCCTAAGAACAACATTTTAGATGTAGGAACAGGATATGGACCAATTGGATTGTTTGCTGCTAAGTTTTGGCCAGATCAAACAGTTGATATGATCGATGTCAATGAACGTGGATTAGCCTTGGCTAAGAAAAATGCAACATTAAATCGTATTAATAATGTTAATATTTACGCTTCTGATGTCTATGAAAGCGTTGAAGCTGATAAAAAATTTGGACTAATATTAACAAACCCACCAATTAGAGCTGGAAAAAAGGTGGTTTCTGAAATCTTAGCTGGTGCAACTAATCATTTAGTAACAGGTGGTGTTTTGGTAGTAGTAATCCAGAAAAAGCAGGGCGAGCCTAGTGCGCGTAAGCTGATGAAAGAAACTTATGGTAACTGCGAAATTTTAGGTCGTGATAAGGGATACTATATCTTAAAATCAGTTAAAAAATAGATAAGAAAAAAGTGGATAAACCCTTGATGAGAGTGAGATTAGAGTTTGTAAAAACTATTGCTTAATCAATAGTATATGCCCTATAATGTAAGCGAATACTAAAGATGAAGAAATGAGAGGGCATAACTATGAAAAATCTTATGAAATATATTGTGGCCGCATTGTTTATTATTGGTGGAATTTTTATGATCGGCTGGATCTTAGGTGATAATGAAACTGCCACTCCTGCAGGTTTAACAGCTTTATATATGATTGTTGAGGGTATTTTCTTCTATCACTATTTCAGAAATCGTAACATTGGAACTTTATAATAATTATCCTGACTAGCCAATTTGGGCTAAATCAGGATATTTTTTTGCACTTTTTTGGTACTATAGTTAAAAGAACTTTTTGAGGAGAAAATAATTTGTTTTCAAGTGAAGATAAAAAGAAGTATATGGAATTAGCCTTAGAGGAAGCTAACAAGGCTCTCAAGCAAGATGAAGTACCAATTGGTGCAATTGTGGTCGATCCTGATGGAAAAGTTATTGGGAAGGGATATAACCGGCGAGAACTAGATCAAGATGCTACTCAACATGCAGAAATGATTGCAATTAGAGAAGCATGTAAAAATATTGGTCTATGGAGATTAATTGATTGTAGTTTATTTGTAACGCTAGAACCGTGTCCAATGTGTGCTGGAGCGATTATTAATTCTCGGATCAAGGATGTATATTTTGGTGCAATGGATCCTAAAGCGGGTGCATGTGGAAGTGTGGTAGATTTATTTAGTGTTGAAAAGTTTAATCATCATCCTCATGTAATTCGTGGGCTTTTTCAAGAAAAATCTAGTCAAATGTTGAAGGATTTTTTTAGAGAAATTCGTAAGAAACAAAAAGAAGCAAAAAACAAGTAGAAAAATTAAATTAAATAGTAGAAAATTATTTCAAAATAAGTTATCATACTTATTGGGCAATGTTTGACCTCTGAATTGTGTCAGGATCGGGAGATAGCAGCACTAAGGTCGTTCAAGCATGTGCCTTTTTGTTAGAAAATTACAAACTCTTAACTCTTTCAAAGAGTTAGGAGTTTTTTACTTAGGAAAGAGAACTATGGCTTATCAAGCACTATATCGGAAATGGCGTCCGCGCAATTTTGACAGTGTTATCGGACAAGAAGCCATTACAGACACACTAAAGAATGCAATTGAACGAGGTACAGTTTCACATGCTTTCTTGTTTGCAGGACCACGTGGTACAGGAAAGACATCTTGTGCGAAGATTTTTGCTAAAGCTTTGAATTGTACTAACCTGCAAAATGGAGAACCTTGCAATCAATGCGAAAATTGTCGTGCTGCTGATAATGGTTCAATGGCGGATATCATGGAAATCGATGCTGCATCTAATAATGGTGTCGACGAAATTCGTGAAATTCGTGATAAAGTAAAATATGCCCCAACCCAAGGAAAATATAAGGTCTATATTATTGATGAAGTTCATATGCTTTCTATGGGGGCATTTAATGCGTTACTCAAGACCTTGGAAGAACCACCAGAACATGTGGTGTTTATTTTAGCAACTACAGAACTGCAAAAAGTTCCAGCCACAATTATTTCAAGAACGCAAAGATATAATTTTAAACGTATTTCAAAAGCAGATCTTGAAAAACGGATGAAGTATATTCTGGATCAAGAGAAGATTGAATATGATGAAAAAGCGTTAGCAGTGATTGCTCAAGTGGCTGATGGTGGGATGCGAGATGCTCTAAGTATCTTAGATCAACTACTTAGTTATGAAAAGAGTAAGGTCAACTATGATGATGCTCTTAAAATTACTGGTTTTGCTGAGAAAGAAAATATTGAAAAACTATTGCTAGCTATCTTTGATCATAATGCTCAAGAATCATTGAATATCGCTAAGGATTCTTTGAATAAAGGAGCTAGCGTTAAAAATATTTTAGATGAAATTATTGATATGACGGCAACCGCTTTGACAGTTTCAAAAGCTGCGAGTGTCAATGAGAGTAGTTTTATCAGTGATGATTTTGTTGAAAAGATTCAAAATGTTTCAGCTGATGAATATTTTAATGTAATCAATTTAGCAAATAATGCTTTGAAAGATTTGCGCTACACTAATCAACAACAAATTCCATTAGAAGTATTTTTAGTTGAAGTAAGTAATTTTCAACCTACGGCAACTAAGCAAGTGGGTGAAGTTGATAATTCAAGACTTGAGGGTGAAATTGCTGCTTTAAAAAAGCAAATTGATAATTTAACTCAGCAGATTAATAAGCTTTCATCTAAACCGATTAGATCAACATCGTCAAGTTTCCATATTAATAATGTAAGTACTTCTAATTCTAAAAAGACAGCAAAGAGTACTGCGCCTACTAAGGCTACAGTCAAAAAGAAACCTACTCAAAATAAGAAACAAGTTTATCGTGTACTCGAAAATGCTACTAAGAAAGATTTACAAGCTATAAAAGAGATTTGGCCTGATTTATTATCTGTATTAGATGTATCTGAAAAAGCTGTTCTTGATGTCTTAGAACCAGTTGCTGCTAGTCCTGATGAAGTGGTCATGAAATGTAAGTATGTACTCTGGTTTGAAAAAGCGAGTGCAGACGGAGATTTATTAAATAAATTAACAAGCTATATTGAGAGATTTACTAAGCATTCTTATGGTATTGTATTAGTACCAGATAATGATTGGTTAACTGTTAGACAAGAATTTGTTAATAGTCATAAGCAGGAACTATTAGCTAAAAAGAAAAAGCAAATAGCGGCTGCTGAAACTGATAATAATCAGCCAAATGAGGATAATGAAATTATTAATAAGGCAAAGGACTTATTTGGTGATACAGTTAATATTAAAGATTAAGCAAAGAGAGGAATAATAAATATGAGTAGAAGACCTAATTTTGGTGGTATGGGTGGCATGAATATGCAACAAATGATGAAGCAAGCAAAGAAGCTTCAAGCCCAAATGGCAGAAGAACAAGAAAATATTACTGCTCAAGAATTTACTGGAAAATCTGCTGATGACTTAGTGGTTGCTACTTTTAGTGGAGACCGTCAATTAAAAGATTTAAAGATTAATAAAGAAGCTATTGATCCAGATGATCCTGATATGCTTCAAGATTTAATCATTGATGCTGTAAACAAAGGACTATCTCAAATTGATAAGGCTACCCAAGCAAGTTTAGGTAAATATACGAAAGGCTTGATGTAATTGCAATATCCATTACCAATTGCACATTTGATTGATTCTTATATGAAATTGCCAGGCATTGGTGAAAAAACCGCCACACGTTTAGCATTTTATACTTTAGATATGCCACAAGAAGATGTAGAGGATTTTTCTCAGGCACTTGAAGAAGTAAAAGAGAATTTACATCAATGTTCAATTTGTGGCAATATCACAGAAAAGGATCCGTGTGATATTTGTGCGGATTCTGATCGTGATCAGACTACGATTATGGTTGTAGAACAACCTAAAGATGTAATGGCTTTTGAAGATATGGGTGAATATAATGGTCTTTACCACGTTTTGCATGGAGTCTTGTCTCCAATGGATGGAGTAGGACCAGAAGAAATTAACATTAAATCGTTAATTACTCGTCTTCAAAAACAAGATCAAGTCAAAGAAGTTATTTTAGCTCTTAATTCTACTCCCGAAGGTGAATCTACAGCTATGTATATCAGCAAGTTAATTAAACCAGCTGGTATTAAAGTAACTCGTCTTGCAGCCGGACTTGCTGTCGGAAGTGACATTGAATATGCGAACTCAATTACATTGAAACGCGCTGTACAAGGAAGAACGTCTTTATAATGTCAAAACATAATAAAATTAAAGAACAAGGCGACCAAAAGTTAATTACTTTAGTTGAAAAACTGCAAAATGAAATTGCTCTCCAAAACGGGCTAGATCAAAATACATTAGATATGTCTGATGATAATTTGGTAGCAAGCAAAATTTTGCGAGCAAAATATACATTTTTGTACGATGAAGCTCGTTATCGGCATACAAGATTTAGTGGTATCACTAATGCCATAACGCAATAAAAAGTTCCCATTTGAAGGGAACCTTTTTTATTTTTCAAAATTAAAAATTATCAAGGCTGTTAATCTCTAATAAACTTCTGTAGAATAGACACATGGAGGATTTTATGAAAGGTTATTTTGTTAGTTTTGAAGGTCCGGATGGAGCAGGAAAAAGTACGGTTTTAAAGAAGGTTTTAGCTGAAATTGAGCCACTTCTTAAGACACAATATCTTGTGACGCGAGAACCTGGAGGTTCAAAAATTGCTGAAAGTATTAGACAGATAATTCTTGATCCAAAAAATGTGAAAATGGATGATCGTACTGAGGCACTTTTATATGCCGCGGCAAGAAGTCAACATATGGCGGAAATCATTAACCCTGCTTTAAAAGAAGGTAAACTTGTAATTTCTGATCGTTTTATTGATAGTTCTCTTGCTTATCAAGGAGTAGGACGGAATTTAGGAATTGATGAAGTTAAGGAAATTAATGATTTCGCTACCGGCGGTATCATGCCAGATCTTACTATTTTCTTAGATGTTAAACCTGAAATTGGATTAGCTCGAATTGAAAAATTACGAGCAGGTCAGGAAGATCGTTTAGAACAAGAGAAATTAGCCTTTCATAAAAAAGTTTATGCAGGCTATCAAGAAGTAAATAAGCGCTATGCAGATAGAATTGCGGTTGTTGATGCTAGTCAAAGTCTGGATGATGTAGTAACAAGTTGTGTAGCGATTATTAAGAAAAGATTGCCAGATATTTTTTAGGGGAAAATCAATGAAGTTAGTTATTGCAATAGTTCAAAAAGAAGATTCGAATAAGTTGCAAAGAGCATTTGTAAAAAACAACGTGCGTGCAACTAAGTTGGCAACTACAGGTGGATTTTTAAGTGAAGGCAATACTACATTTTTAATTGGGACCGAAGATGATCATGTTGAAGATGTATTGAACATTATCAAGGGCCAATCAAAGGCACGTGAAGAATTTGCTCAACCAAGTATGGTCACTACAGGTTATGAAATTAGTCAACCTGTAAAAATCACAGTTGGGGGTGCAACTTGTTTTGTTGTACCAGTTGATGAGTTTAAACAATTCTAATGATTGATATTTCGAACATTGGTCACGGACCCGCTAATCTTTTGGCAAAGGCATATGATAAAAACAAGTTGGCCCATAGTTATCTTTTTGTTGATAATGATGAGAAGAGGGCTTTGAATACAGCTTATTGGTTAGCGTGTTTGTTTAATTGTACTGGAGAAAATAAGCCTGACGGAACATGCAGAAATTGCCAACAAATTATTTCTGGAAACCATCCGGATGTTTTATTAGTAGAACCTGAGGGAAAGCAAACTCTTGGAATTGATCAGATTAGACCTTTAAAAGAAGAACTTGCTAAAAGTCCCGTTGAGAG includes:
- the phoU gene encoding phosphate signaling complex protein PhoU; the protein is MHEIFLDELKKLNTQFMEMGVSVNDAIDHATRAFVDHDKKTSQKMVDDEERIPEESLDIQKKALKLMALQQPVATDFRVVISILKATTDLERIGENAMSIAWETIRVKGNPRIPEVEEIISSMTHDVRHMLIQVLTAYVQDDEKMAKEVAAKDTKIDEAYVKARKLIVDGIENDPSKAVASSSYFVVTRLLERIGDHIVNLAMWVVYKTTGELNELVNPTEEKTI
- the rplJ gene encoding 50S ribosomal protein L10; its protein translation is MSKAAIAEKEKLVNAFAEELKSAKAILVINYLGLTVEEVTNMRKELRDNDVKMKVIKNTYLRRAAAKAGIEGLDNTFVGPTAVIYTDNADDITEPARIVSKYEDDFDVIEIKGGMLEGKLTSKDEIKELASIPGREGLLSMLVSVLQAPIRDFAYAVKAVAESKDEESAE
- the rplL gene encoding 50S ribosomal protein L7/L12 → MALDTEKIIEELKGASILELNDLVKAIEEEFDVTAAAPVAAAGAADAGAAKSEFDVELTEPGQEKVKVIKAVRDITGLGLKDSKDLVDGAPKNVKEGVSEDEANDIKAKLEEVGATVTLK
- a CDS encoding class I SAM-dependent methyltransferase; translated protein: MAKDKNQMYFATNPEAAHDEHVIDYHVNDIDLKFTTDAGVFSKMRVDYGSGVLIKAITGLQFPKNNILDVGTGYGPIGLFAAKFWPDQTVDMIDVNERGLALAKKNATLNRINNVNIYASDVYESVEADKKFGLILTNPPIRAGKKVVSEILAGATNHLVTGGVLVVVIQKKQGEPSARKLMKETYGNCEILGRDKGYYILKSVKK
- the tadA gene encoding tRNA adenosine(34) deaminase TadA; amino-acid sequence: MFSSEDKKKYMELALEEANKALKQDEVPIGAIVVDPDGKVIGKGYNRRELDQDATQHAEMIAIREACKNIGLWRLIDCSLFVTLEPCPMCAGAIINSRIKDVYFGAMDPKAGACGSVVDLFSVEKFNHHPHVIRGLFQEKSSQMLKDFFREIRKKQKEAKNK
- the dnaX gene encoding DNA polymerase III subunit gamma/tau, giving the protein MAYQALYRKWRPRNFDSVIGQEAITDTLKNAIERGTVSHAFLFAGPRGTGKTSCAKIFAKALNCTNLQNGEPCNQCENCRAADNGSMADIMEIDAASNNGVDEIREIRDKVKYAPTQGKYKVYIIDEVHMLSMGAFNALLKTLEEPPEHVVFILATTELQKVPATIISRTQRYNFKRISKADLEKRMKYILDQEKIEYDEKALAVIAQVADGGMRDALSILDQLLSYEKSKVNYDDALKITGFAEKENIEKLLLAIFDHNAQESLNIAKDSLNKGASVKNILDEIIDMTATALTVSKAASVNESSFISDDFVEKIQNVSADEYFNVINLANNALKDLRYTNQQQIPLEVFLVEVSNFQPTATKQVGEVDNSRLEGEIAALKKQIDNLTQQINKLSSKPIRSTSSSFHINNVSTSNSKKTAKSTAPTKATVKKKPTQNKKQVYRVLENATKKDLQAIKEIWPDLLSVLDVSEKAVLDVLEPVAASPDEVVMKCKYVLWFEKASADGDLLNKLTSYIERFTKHSYGIVLVPDNDWLTVRQEFVNSHKQELLAKKKKQIAAAETDNNQPNEDNEIINKAKDLFGDTVNIKD
- a CDS encoding YbaB/EbfC family nucleoid-associated protein — translated: MSRRPNFGGMGGMNMQQMMKQAKKLQAQMAEEQENITAQEFTGKSADDLVVATFSGDRQLKDLKINKEAIDPDDPDMLQDLIIDAVNKGLSQIDKATQASLGKYTKGLM
- the recR gene encoding recombination mediator RecR is translated as MQYPLPIAHLIDSYMKLPGIGEKTATRLAFYTLDMPQEDVEDFSQALEEVKENLHQCSICGNITEKDPCDICADSDRDQTTIMVVEQPKDVMAFEDMGEYNGLYHVLHGVLSPMDGVGPEEINIKSLITRLQKQDQVKEVILALNSTPEGESTAMYISKLIKPAGIKVTRLAAGLAVGSDIEYANSITLKRAVQGRTSL
- a CDS encoding YaaL family protein, coding for MSKHNKIKEQGDQKLITLVEKLQNEIALQNGLDQNTLDMSDDNLVASKILRAKYTFLYDEARYRHTRFSGITNAITQ
- the tmk gene encoding dTMP kinase, producing MKGYFVSFEGPDGAGKSTVLKKVLAEIEPLLKTQYLVTREPGGSKIAESIRQIILDPKNVKMDDRTEALLYAAARSQHMAEIINPALKEGKLVISDRFIDSSLAYQGVGRNLGIDEVKEINDFATGGIMPDLTIFLDVKPEIGLARIEKLRAGQEDRLEQEKLAFHKKVYAGYQEVNKRYADRIAVVDASQSLDDVVTSCVAIIKKRLPDIF
- a CDS encoding cyclic-di-AMP receptor; translation: MKLVIAIVQKEDSNKLQRAFVKNNVRATKLATTGGFLSEGNTTFLIGTEDDHVEDVLNIIKGQSKAREEFAQPSMVTTGYEISQPVKITVGGATCFVVPVDEFKQF